The following are from one region of the Paenibacillus sp. JZ16 genome:
- a CDS encoding Gfo/Idh/MocA family protein — protein sequence MKKIGFIDLHLDQFHANKYPGWIEQASEHAMKVVYAYGKRDKENGLTNAAWSQEFGIELLPTIEEVVERSDYLIVLSPDNPEFHEELSQLPLQSGKPTYIDKTFAPDRETAIRLFDLAAKHGTPMYSTSALRFASEYRELDRSDIQTISSWGPGAFANYSIHQIEPIVSLMGASPKRVMYIGTPDSPALLIDFGNGRQATVNHLGDNCPFTLGLKNGDGGFKQVTAHSNFFNLFIENLVNFFETGKPAVNPAETVAVITIIEYGLKAADTPYVWLDLPQ from the coding sequence ATGAAAAAAATCGGATTCATCGACCTGCATCTGGACCAATTCCACGCGAATAAATATCCCGGTTGGATTGAACAGGCATCGGAACATGCCATGAAGGTCGTATACGCCTACGGCAAGAGAGACAAAGAGAACGGGCTCACGAACGCTGCCTGGAGCCAGGAGTTTGGCATTGAGCTGCTGCCCACAATCGAAGAGGTGGTGGAGCGCAGTGATTACCTGATCGTGCTGTCCCCGGATAACCCGGAATTCCATGAGGAGCTGTCCCAGCTGCCGCTGCAATCCGGTAAGCCGACCTATATCGATAAAACGTTCGCGCCTGACCGCGAAACGGCTATCCGCCTGTTCGACCTGGCGGCAAAGCATGGAACGCCGATGTATTCGACGTCCGCCCTGCGTTTTGCCAGCGAATACCGTGAGCTGGACCGAAGCGATATCCAAACGATCAGCAGCTGGGGGCCGGGTGCCTTCGCCAATTATTCGATCCATCAAATCGAGCCGATCGTCAGCCTGATGGGGGCCAGCCCGAAGCGGGTGATGTATATCGGCACGCCTGACTCCCCTGCCCTGCTGATCGATTTCGGGAACGGACGGCAGGCCACCGTAAATCATCTTGGCGATAATTGTCCATTTACCTTAGGCCTTAAGAATGGCGACGGGGGCTTCAAGCAGGTCACCGCCCATTCGAATTTTTTCAACTTGTTCATCGAGAATCTGGTGAATTTCTTCGAAACGGGCAAGCCTGCCGTCAACCCGGCAGAAACGGTCGCCGTCATCACGATTATCGAGTATGGATTGAAGGCCGCTGACACCCCTTATGTGTGGTTGGATTTGCCTCAATAG
- a CDS encoding ABC transporter permease: protein MMFRALSADWLKIRGKGIWFLAALGPIGLAAMQGLNFGLRYDYLMKSYAADPWGGLLENVLFYVPIALFLGITLVCSLMANVEHQLSSWKQLLALPISRTAVFSAKFVQAFLILCVSCLLLSISTAVLGIILGMGAEQMPYMDLLRIGFVQLFAALPMLAFQLWMSLTLKNQGIAVGIGITASVVSMFALQFPDWMPLKWPLLAYMGPGEVKVIGAGLLLGAVITCVGLIHFNRKDVD, encoded by the coding sequence ATGATGTTCCGTGCGCTTTCCGCCGATTGGCTGAAGATCCGGGGCAAGGGCATTTGGTTTCTCGCTGCGCTCGGTCCCATCGGGCTGGCAGCGATGCAAGGGCTGAACTTCGGACTTCGCTATGATTACCTGATGAAATCCTACGCGGCAGATCCTTGGGGCGGGCTGCTCGAGAACGTGCTGTTTTATGTACCGATTGCCCTCTTTCTTGGGATCACGCTGGTCTGCTCGCTGATGGCCAACGTGGAGCATCAGCTGAGCTCGTGGAAACAGCTGCTGGCATTGCCTATTTCCAGAACAGCGGTATTCAGTGCCAAGTTCGTACAGGCCTTCCTCATTCTCTGCGTATCCTGTCTCCTTCTGTCGATCAGTACCGCCGTGCTCGGCATCATACTGGGGATGGGGGCGGAGCAAATGCCTTATATGGATCTGCTGCGCATTGGCTTTGTACAGCTATTTGCGGCGCTTCCCATGCTGGCTTTTCAGCTGTGGATGTCTTTGACGCTTAAGAACCAGGGGATTGCGGTTGGGATCGGGATTACCGCCTCTGTGGTGTCGATGTTTGCCCTGCAATTCCCCGATTGGATGCCGCTAAAGTGGCCGCTGCTGGCTTATATGGGGCCGGGAGAAGTCAAGGTCATCGGAGCGGGTTTGCTGCTGGGCGCGGTCATAACGTGCGTTGGCCTGATTCATTTTAACCGAAAGGATGTGGACTAA
- a CDS encoding sensor histidine kinase: MRWRKKQGRFRNSLTNRYLLLILMAMIFMPIMFPLASIFYWFVNDTFSNRPPTPAGKYTSGAALERMWHEEAAGLSGASPEAIEQKLNSIRQEYPEISMFWVDGGNETRLQLPVQPNLPEVWSALYTVQFMKNSRDSDPFTSVAFIGGEGSGEGFMVMQLPRKYLNVQQPIASETALYGVFTASMSGLFILISWLFFVRIRKRLLRLRTAMKSSHTVTGIPQPVTLTKYDEIGQLEEGYNDMVIQLEEGQHRQREEEELRKSLIANLSHDLRTPLTVIRSHIFSMEREPLSPKGKESLSLIESKIADLGGLIDNLLSYNLLTSGRVQLSMGPTDVLRIVKESAAAWYPVWEKEGIEPDIQVRDEPLSWNVDVLWFRRLLDNLFQNVVRHAKSGQYIGIHTEEREGLEGVLVISDHGPGIESDSGNKGTGIGLAIVDHLTREMGLGCHVVSSDEGTRISIWKR, encoded by the coding sequence ATGAGATGGAGAAAGAAGCAGGGAAGGTTCCGCAATTCGCTGACCAACCGGTATTTGCTGTTGATTTTGATGGCCATGATCTTCATGCCGATCATGTTTCCGTTAGCGTCGATTTTTTACTGGTTCGTGAACGATACCTTCTCGAACCGTCCGCCGACCCCTGCAGGGAAATATACCAGCGGTGCCGCGTTAGAGAGAATGTGGCACGAGGAAGCAGCCGGATTAAGCGGAGCTTCGCCGGAGGCCATTGAGCAGAAGCTGAATTCGATACGGCAGGAGTATCCGGAGATCTCCATGTTCTGGGTGGATGGCGGCAATGAGACCAGGCTGCAGCTGCCGGTGCAGCCTAACCTGCCCGAGGTATGGAGCGCGCTCTATACCGTGCAATTTATGAAAAACTCTAGGGATAGCGATCCGTTCACTTCCGTGGCTTTTATCGGGGGAGAGGGATCGGGAGAAGGATTCATGGTCATGCAGCTGCCGAGAAAATACTTGAATGTCCAGCAGCCCATTGCGAGCGAAACAGCATTGTACGGGGTGTTCACAGCTTCGATGTCCGGCCTGTTCATTCTGATCTCCTGGCTGTTCTTCGTGCGTATTCGCAAGCGGCTGCTGCGGCTTCGTACGGCTATGAAGTCGTCCCATACGGTAACGGGCATACCGCAGCCGGTTACGTTAACCAAGTATGACGAGATTGGGCAGCTGGAAGAGGGCTATAACGATATGGTCATCCAGTTGGAAGAGGGGCAGCACCGCCAGCGCGAGGAAGAAGAGCTGCGCAAATCCCTGATCGCCAATCTGTCTCATGATCTGAGAACCCCCCTGACGGTGATTCGAAGCCATATTTTCTCCATGGAACGGGAGCCGCTGAGCCCGAAGGGGAAAGAATCGCTGTCACTCATTGAATCGAAAATCGCGGATTTAGGCGGTCTGATCGACAACCTGTTGTCCTACAACCTGCTCACCAGCGGCAGAGTGCAGCTGAGCATGGGGCCAACCGACGTTCTGCGAATCGTCAAGGAAAGCGCGGCGGCCTGGTATCCCGTGTGGGAGAAGGAGGGAATCGAACCCGATATCCAGGTGCGCGACGAGCCGCTCAGTTGGAACGTGGACGTGCTGTGGTTCCGACGACTTCTTGATAATCTGTTTCAAAATGTCGTCCGCCACGCCAAATCCGGGCAGTACATCGGAATACACACCGAGGAGAGAGAAGGGCTTGAGGGCGTGCTTGTCATTTCGGATCACGGACCTGGAATCGAAAGCGACTCCGGCAACAAGGGCACAGGCATCGGCCTGGCCATCGTGGATCACCTGACAAGGGAAATGGGGCTTGGATGCCATGTGGTAAGCTCGGATGAGGGAACGAGGATCAGCATCTGGAAGCGGTGA
- a CDS encoding ATP-binding cassette domain-containing protein encodes MEQAIKVNGARNKNLRNVSLSIPKKQITVFTGVSGSGKSAMVFDTIAAESQRQLNETYSSFIRHRLPHYGQPEVDSVENLSVAIVVNQKRIGGNARSTVGTITDIHSLLRLLFSRIGRPFVGYSDVFSFNNPQGMCPHCEGLGKVNSFRIENLIDKEKSLNEGPIRFPTFRPGEFRWKRYVATGLFDNDKKLKDYTEEEWDTLLYKTGFKPPSPTEEWPPTSYYEGIIPRLERTFLSKDSRDARTYREAIDQVVAETACPLCHGGRLNQEVLSCKINGTSIADCARMQVNELIAFLQTIEDPAAATVVDTCITRLEQLLLVGIGYLTMDRETATLSGGESQRIKMVRQLGSSLTDLTYIFDEPSIGLHPHDVHNMNRLLQQLRDKGNTVIIVEHDPDVIRIADHIVDMGPRAGTAGGTIVYEGDPEGLRHANTLTGKYLSQRTRLKSAVREPAGWLRIKDASLHNLKQVSVSIPAGVLTVVTGVAGSGKSTLINQVLPNVYPEAVIINQDMIQASNRSNIATFTGIFDAIRKLFANENRVSPSLFSFNAKGACPVCNGSGTITMDLAFMDSLVTVCEACQGRRFHDDVLGYQLRGRNISDVLAMTTDEALDYFTEQGIVAALQRIEHVGLGYLTLGQPLSTLSGGERQRVKLAAELDKQGEIYVLDEPSTGLHLSDCERLMSIINRLVAQNSTVIVIEHNLDIISQADWIIDMGPGAGHDGGNVLFSGKPADLLKNPHSLTARYLRQFQG; translated from the coding sequence ATGGAACAGGCCATCAAGGTTAATGGTGCCCGCAACAAAAACCTGCGTAACGTGAGCCTCTCGATCCCCAAAAAACAAATCACGGTGTTCACCGGTGTGTCCGGTTCCGGCAAATCCGCCATGGTCTTCGATACGATTGCCGCGGAATCCCAGCGTCAGCTAAATGAGACGTATTCCAGCTTTATTCGCCATCGCCTCCCCCATTACGGACAGCCGGAGGTGGATTCGGTTGAAAACCTGTCGGTGGCCATCGTCGTCAATCAGAAAAGAATCGGCGGCAATGCCCGTTCAACCGTGGGAACCATTACCGATATCCATTCCTTGCTGCGCTTGTTATTCTCACGAATAGGCCGGCCCTTTGTCGGATATTCGGACGTCTTTTCCTTTAACAACCCTCAAGGCATGTGCCCCCATTGCGAGGGACTCGGCAAAGTGAACAGCTTTCGGATCGAGAACTTGATCGACAAGGAGAAATCGCTGAACGAAGGCCCCATCCGGTTCCCGACATTCCGCCCGGGGGAGTTCCGCTGGAAGCGTTATGTCGCTACAGGCCTGTTTGATAATGATAAGAAATTGAAGGATTACACCGAGGAAGAATGGGACACGCTGCTGTACAAAACCGGTTTTAAACCGCCGAGCCCAACGGAGGAATGGCCGCCCACCTCGTATTATGAAGGCATTATACCCCGGTTGGAGCGGACGTTCCTGAGCAAGGATTCACGGGATGCGAGGACGTACAGGGAAGCTATTGATCAAGTGGTGGCTGAGACCGCCTGCCCGTTATGCCATGGCGGGAGACTGAATCAGGAGGTGCTCTCCTGCAAAATCAACGGCACATCCATCGCCGACTGTGCACGGATGCAGGTCAATGAGCTGATCGCTTTTTTGCAGACGATCGAGGATCCGGCGGCAGCAACTGTCGTGGATACCTGCATCACTCGGCTGGAGCAGCTACTTCTGGTCGGGATCGGTTACCTGACGATGGACCGGGAAACCGCAACACTGTCCGGAGGCGAGTCCCAGCGCATCAAAATGGTGCGCCAGCTGGGGAGCAGCTTGACGGATTTAACGTATATTTTTGACGAGCCCAGCATTGGCCTGCATCCGCACGATGTGCATAACATGAACCGCCTGCTGCAACAGCTTCGGGATAAGGGGAACACGGTCATCATCGTGGAGCATGATCCGGACGTCATCCGGATTGCGGATCATATTGTAGATATGGGGCCGCGAGCAGGCACCGCTGGCGGTACGATCGTGTACGAGGGGGACCCGGAAGGGTTACGGCACGCCAACACCCTGACAGGTAAATATCTCAGTCAACGCACCCGCTTAAAGTCCGCGGTCCGGGAGCCGGCTGGATGGCTGCGCATCAAAGACGCCTCACTTCACAATCTGAAGCAGGTATCCGTGAGCATTCCCGCCGGGGTGCTGACCGTGGTAACAGGCGTTGCCGGGTCAGGCAAAAGCACACTCATTAACCAGGTGCTGCCGAACGTTTATCCGGAGGCCGTCATTATCAATCAGGACATGATCCAGGCATCCAACCGCTCCAATATCGCGACGTTTACCGGCATTTTTGATGCTATCCGCAAGCTGTTCGCCAACGAGAATCGGGTAAGTCCTTCCCTGTTCAGCTTTAACGCAAAGGGGGCTTGTCCGGTATGTAACGGCTCCGGCACGATTACGATGGATCTGGCTTTTATGGACAGCCTGGTTACGGTTTGCGAAGCCTGCCAGGGCCGCCGCTTTCATGATGACGTTCTGGGCTATCAACTTCGCGGTAGAAACATCAGTGACGTGCTCGCCATGACCACCGACGAAGCGCTGGATTATTTCACGGAACAGGGTATCGTGGCCGCGCTTCAGCGCATTGAGCATGTTGGACTGGGTTACTTGACGCTCGGCCAGCCCTTAAGCACGCTGTCGGGAGGGGAACGGCAGCGGGTGAAGCTGGCGGCAGAGCTCGATAAGCAAGGTGAAATTTATGTGCTCGATGAACCTTCAACTGGCCTTCATCTGTCCGACTGTGAGCGGCTTATGTCCATCATCAACCGACTTGTCGCTCAGAACAGCACGGTCATTGTGATTGAGCATAACCTGGATATCATCAGCCAAGCGGATTGGATCATTGACATGGGGCCCGGCGCGGGACATGACGGCGGGAATGTCCTGTTCTCCGGCAAACCGGCCGATCTGCTGAAGAACCCGCATTCCCTAACAGCCAGATATTTACGGCAGTTTCAAGGCTAG
- a CDS encoding helix-turn-helix transcriptional regulator produces the protein MSKVKQLMDVIMYVNAKRSFTAQEVADEFGVSVRTAHRYLTEISDMGVPLYTEQGRHGGYRTLKSRVLPPILFDEDEVFAIFFAFQALKRYTSLPFELNIGSASRKLLAGFPEDTKIMISRLESVLTFWSPNRTAGSPYLKDVIEAALHQRAIRISYRSKSGTSDREVLPIGVYAQDGLWYMPAVEHGKEGVRLFRMDRMESLALTDNTYEADISMQEWLEDYPIREPVRLYAELTREGARQCESIPWLENEVAMQDEHRGIVDTTIDGHDLEYVAQIFLRLGTEAKVIEPPEIVDMLREKARQLSLHYGLPG, from the coding sequence ATGTCAAAAGTGAAACAGCTCATGGATGTCATCATGTATGTCAATGCCAAAAGGAGCTTTACCGCTCAGGAAGTGGCCGATGAATTCGGCGTTTCCGTTCGCACGGCGCACCGGTATCTAACCGAGATCAGCGACATGGGCGTTCCCTTATATACGGAGCAAGGGCGGCACGGGGGATACCGTACATTGAAGAGCCGCGTTCTTCCTCCGATCCTGTTCGATGAAGATGAAGTGTTTGCTATATTTTTTGCTTTTCAAGCTTTGAAGCGTTATACCTCGTTGCCGTTCGAGCTGAATATCGGCTCTGCCTCCCGCAAGCTGCTGGCCGGATTTCCGGAGGATACCAAAATAATGATCAGCCGCCTGGAATCGGTGCTGACGTTCTGGAGTCCAAACAGAACCGCAGGGTCCCCTTATCTAAAAGACGTCATTGAAGCCGCTCTTCATCAGCGGGCTATACGGATCAGCTATCGTTCCAAATCGGGCACGAGCGACCGGGAAGTGCTGCCGATCGGCGTTTATGCCCAGGATGGTTTATGGTATATGCCCGCGGTGGAGCATGGGAAGGAAGGGGTGCGCCTGTTCCGCATGGACCGAATGGAATCCTTAGCCCTGACCGATAACACCTATGAGGCGGACATTAGCATGCAAGAATGGCTCGAGGATTACCCCATTCGGGAGCCGGTTCGATTGTATGCAGAGCTGACTAGGGAAGGGGCGAGACAGTGCGAGAGCATTCCGTGGCTGGAGAACGAGGTAGCCATGCAAGACGAGCACCGGGGCATTGTGGATACAACCATTGATGGCCATGATCTTGAATATGTCGCTCAAATCTTCCTGCGTCTGGGTACGGAAGCGAAAGTCATTGAACCTCCGGAGATCGTTGATATGCTCAGGGAGAAGGCAAGGCAGCTGAGCCTGCACTACGGATTGCCGGGTTAG
- a CDS encoding response regulator transcription factor → MSACILYIEDDREIGGWVSEFLKDKGYEVRWLLSGEKAVGEAASCAVVVLDVMLPGLDGFTVGQRLKKAYPGLPILMLSARTSIDDKLQGLEFADDYLTKPFHPDELAARLEVLLRRSVVKSAEPMRVKHLSVYEAENRIVNEDTGEETLLTGKQHQIFMYLLQHQGRVMTKEQIYESVWGESYIEGDKTLMVHIRYLREKLERDPANPEIIETVRGLGYRVRA, encoded by the coding sequence ATGAGCGCATGCATTCTATATATCGAGGATGACCGGGAGATCGGCGGGTGGGTCAGTGAGTTTCTTAAGGACAAGGGGTATGAGGTGCGATGGCTGCTCAGCGGAGAGAAGGCCGTAGGGGAAGCAGCTTCGTGTGCGGTCGTTGTTCTGGATGTTATGCTTCCGGGACTTGACGGCTTTACAGTCGGGCAGCGTCTCAAAAAGGCTTATCCCGGATTGCCCATCCTGATGCTGTCGGCTCGAACCTCCATTGACGATAAGCTGCAGGGGCTTGAGTTCGCCGATGATTACTTGACGAAGCCCTTCCACCCGGACGAGCTGGCTGCCCGTCTCGAGGTGCTTCTGCGTCGATCCGTCGTCAAATCCGCGGAGCCCATGAGAGTGAAGCACTTATCGGTATACGAAGCCGAGAATCGGATCGTGAACGAGGATACCGGCGAGGAGACGCTGCTGACCGGTAAACAGCATCAAATTTTTATGTACCTGCTCCAGCATCAGGGGCGTGTCATGACCAAGGAGCAAATATATGAGTCGGTCTGGGGAGAGTCATATATCGAAGGGGACAAGACGCTGATGGTCCACATCCGGTATCTGCGCGAGAAGCTGGAGCGGGATCCCGCCAACCCGGAGATTATTGAGACGGTTCGCGGGCTTGGTTATCGGGTGAGAGCATGA
- a CDS encoding alpha-amylase family glycosyl hydrolase — protein MIRSTWGKRRALPIWLAVFALTGSLLAGCSGTAAPSQEEAKPPAAPETKQPDPKAPEAMETAEVDEQPSDVYYEIFVRSFYDSDGDGIGDLQGVIEKLDYLNDGNPETSEDLGVTGIWLMPINPSPSYHGYDVTDYRSIHPDYGTLDDFKKLLAEADKRGIKIIMDLVVNHTSTEHAWFQQAAKDKASATRDWYIWAEDQGRTPSGASAAGSDSPWHEINGAHYMGTFWGGMPDLNFDHPKVREEMKDIGKFWLELGVDGFRIDAAKHIYEDLMSDKGEATTAKNTAWWQEFRASMNEVNPDAYIVGEIWDNSAAVIAPYLDNAFDSGFNFSLGESIIGAAMNEKDNNLAFTLERMYGLFSQVSGGKFTDAAFLTNHDMNRVMSQLKDDENHAKMAAGILLTMPGNPFIYYGEEIGMKGAKPDEQIREPMIWSNTGSDKGQTTWEPLKHNRGDQVQGVEQQIEDPDSLLSRYRTLIRWRNDMPALNSGTIESFASGNGQVMAYIRRSQDNKALVVHNLSSEEQTVDLAAKSGESPFQSLSKTTDDRAALDGKGLTLPPYTTVILE, from the coding sequence GTGATACGTTCTACATGGGGAAAACGCAGGGCTCTGCCTATATGGCTCGCTGTCTTTGCGCTTACGGGAAGTCTGCTGGCAGGCTGCAGCGGCACAGCGGCTCCGTCGCAAGAGGAGGCTAAGCCGCCGGCAGCCCCGGAAACAAAACAGCCGGATCCGAAAGCGCCCGAAGCAATGGAGACAGCGGAGGTGGATGAGCAGCCCTCCGACGTCTATTATGAGATCTTTGTACGCTCATTCTATGATTCCGATGGGGATGGGATCGGTGACTTACAAGGCGTCATTGAGAAGCTGGATTATCTGAATGACGGAAATCCGGAAACTTCAGAGGATCTTGGCGTGACGGGGATATGGCTGATGCCGATTAATCCTTCGCCGAGCTATCACGGCTATGATGTGACCGACTATCGTTCCATCCACCCGGACTACGGAACCCTAGATGACTTTAAGAAGCTGCTTGCCGAAGCGGATAAGCGCGGAATCAAGATTATTATGGATTTGGTAGTCAATCACACAAGCACGGAGCATGCCTGGTTCCAGCAGGCTGCCAAAGACAAGGCTTCGGCAACCCGCGATTGGTACATATGGGCCGAGGATCAAGGGAGGACTCCTTCAGGAGCCAGCGCGGCAGGCAGCGACTCGCCATGGCATGAGATCAACGGGGCCCATTACATGGGCACGTTCTGGGGCGGGATGCCGGACCTGAACTTTGATCATCCCAAGGTCCGCGAAGAGATGAAGGATATCGGGAAGTTCTGGCTGGAGCTGGGTGTCGACGGATTCCGGATCGATGCAGCCAAACATATTTATGAGGATCTGATGTCCGATAAAGGCGAAGCGACAACGGCTAAGAATACAGCATGGTGGCAGGAATTCCGCGCCAGCATGAATGAGGTGAATCCGGACGCTTATATTGTCGGGGAGATTTGGGATAATTCCGCTGCGGTCATTGCGCCGTATCTGGATAACGCGTTTGATTCCGGGTTCAACTTTAGCCTGGGCGAGAGCATCATCGGTGCCGCGATGAATGAAAAGGATAACAATCTGGCCTTCACCCTGGAGCGGATGTATGGTTTGTTCAGCCAAGTATCGGGCGGCAAGTTTACGGATGCCGCATTCTTGACGAATCATGACATGAACCGTGTCATGTCCCAGCTGAAGGACGATGAGAACCACGCCAAGATGGCCGCCGGCATTCTGCTGACCATGCCGGGCAATCCGTTTATTTATTACGGAGAAGAGATCGGGATGAAGGGAGCGAAACCGGACGAACAAATCCGCGAGCCGATGATCTGGTCCAATACGGGCAGCGATAAGGGGCAGACGACCTGGGAGCCGCTTAAGCATAATCGCGGCGATCAGGTGCAGGGCGTGGAACAGCAGATAGAAGACCCGGATTCTCTGCTGTCCCGTTACCGCACGCTGATCCGCTGGCGGAATGATATGCCTGCGCTGAACAGCGGAACGATTGAATCCTTTGCTTCCGGCAATGGGCAGGTGATGGCTTATATCCGCCGTTCCCAAGACAACAAAGCCCTTGTTGTCCACAATCTGTCAAGCGAAGAGCAGACGGTTGATTTGGCAGCAAAGAGCGGGGAATCGCCGTTCCAATCCTTGTCGAAAACAACGGATGATAGAGCGGCATTAGACGGCAAAGGTTTAACACTGCCGCCTTATACAACCGTCATATTGGAGTAA
- a CDS encoding ABC transporter permease: MTSYRRAVSAEWLKLSKSKLWPQIFLCAILVMLLGILNGKPEELAPWEYLISIMIILHAMLLLPILTGIFSAMVCRYEHSGGGWKQLLVLPVSRGTVYFAKFSVVAMLLAVVQLLFMGALLGAGLIHKVDAPIPWEMLLRSLLGGWVACLPLAALQLGVSTAWSSFAAPLALNVVFTIPNMLVANSQTYAPYYPWTQPFLAMMPEGQADFGAFNLPFESLMTVVVGGFLLFFLAGFIYFQRKEV; this comes from the coding sequence ATGACATCCTATAGAAGAGCGGTGTCCGCAGAGTGGCTAAAACTGTCGAAATCGAAGCTATGGCCGCAAATCTTCTTGTGTGCGATCCTGGTCATGCTGCTGGGCATATTAAATGGAAAGCCTGAGGAGCTTGCGCCATGGGAGTACTTGATCAGCATTATGATCATTCTGCATGCGATGCTGCTGCTCCCGATTCTGACGGGGATTTTTAGTGCCATGGTGTGTCGGTATGAGCATTCGGGCGGGGGATGGAAGCAGCTGCTTGTCCTGCCGGTTTCACGCGGCACCGTCTATTTTGCGAAGTTCTCGGTGGTAGCCATGCTGCTGGCCGTCGTCCAGTTACTGTTCATGGGAGCTCTGCTGGGAGCCGGTTTGATCCACAAGGTGGATGCCCCGATACCGTGGGAAATGCTGCTGCGCAGCCTGCTTGGCGGTTGGGTTGCTTGCTTGCCGCTGGCCGCGCTGCAGCTTGGAGTCTCCACAGCCTGGAGCAGCTTTGCCGCTCCGCTGGCATTGAACGTCGTTTTTACCATACCGAACATGCTGGTGGCCAACTCGCAGACGTATGCCCCTTACTATCCTTGGACGCAGCCGTTTCTGGCGATGATGCCGGAGGGTCAAGCCGATTTCGGCGCATTCAACCTGCCGTTCGAAAGCCTCATGACCGTCGTGGTTGGCGGGTTTCTACTGTTCTTTCTTGCAGGCTTTATCTATTTTCAGCGGAAAGAAGTGTAA
- a CDS encoding ABC transporter ATP-binding protein produces MNVTELVIQTKGLYKIYKKRAAVVDLNLEIARGDIYGFLGPNGAGKTTTIRMLLGLIQPTRGAIHLFGKDLKSEKMDILRRTGSLVEYPSYYGHLTAVENLEAIRRITGGPKSRIAEVLEIVSLTKEAKRPVKGYSLGMKQRLGIAAALLNNPELLILDEPTNGLDPSGIHEIRELIKNMPRQYGITVLVSSHLLGEVEQMADKVGIIREGRMVFQDTIDNLVSTASSGFRLSVSEPELALGLALDLGCEGVLRNQMLELESMQDAKIALLVKRLVENQHAVYRVEEQRRSLEDIFMQIVGEGSRV; encoded by the coding sequence ATGAACGTGACGGAACTCGTCATTCAAACGAAAGGCTTATATAAAATATACAAAAAGCGCGCAGCAGTCGTAGATTTGAACCTGGAGATCGCACGCGGCGACATTTATGGCTTCCTTGGACCGAACGGCGCCGGGAAAACAACGACCATCCGCATGCTGCTCGGACTCATTCAACCGACGCGCGGCGCGATTCATTTGTTCGGCAAGGATTTGAAAAGTGAAAAAATGGACATTTTGCGCCGGACCGGATCACTCGTGGAGTATCCTTCGTATTACGGCCATTTGACGGCCGTTGAGAATCTGGAAGCGATTCGCCGGATCACCGGCGGGCCGAAGTCCCGCATCGCGGAAGTGCTGGAGATCGTCTCCTTGACGAAGGAGGCCAAGCGCCCGGTCAAGGGATACTCGCTTGGGATGAAGCAGCGTCTTGGCATCGCAGCTGCCCTGCTGAACAATCCGGAGCTGCTCATTCTGGATGAGCCGACCAACGGCCTGGATCCGTCCGGCATACATGAAATCCGGGAGCTGATCAAGAATATGCCGCGCCAATACGGCATTACCGTGCTGGTATCCAGTCACCTGCTGGGCGAGGTCGAGCAGATGGCGGACAAAGTCGGCATTATCCGTGAAGGAAGGATGGTGTTCCAGGATACGATCGACAATCTGGTATCCACGGCTTCCAGCGGTTTCCGTCTGTCGGTGTCCGAGCCGGAGTTAGCACTCGGCTTGGCGCTGGACCTGGGCTGCGAAGGAGTCCTGCGTAATCAGATGCTGGAGCTGGAAAGCATGCAGGACGCGAAGATTGCGCTGCTCGTGAAGCGGCTCGTGGAGAATCAGCACGCGGTGTACCGGGTGGAAGAGCAGCGGAGGTCGCTCGAGGATATTTTCATGCAGATCGTAGGGGAGGGAAGCCGGGTATGA